In Labilibaculum sp. DW002, one DNA window encodes the following:
- a CDS encoding anthranilate synthase component I family protein — translation MRKILSFHISNTVEFKQQLLLWSKKFDRIAVLDSHDVNKKANSKKEYNSYELVAGIDSLQLIEPEKDCFETFKKELDHAKDWWFGYLGYDLKNEIENLSSANLDGLDMPSMNFFRPRWVFILDVDTLQVRYFDEEFTEEEIYDLMKNLQAFDIPEEKKVSVAEINSRISRDEYLTAVQQLKDHIRLGDIYEVNFCQEFYVEEAYIRPRQTYRKLMQVSPTPYSCLYCMGNKFLLSASPERYIKKVGKKIISQPIKGTAKRGKTQEEDQQIKEHLFTDPKERAENIMIVDLVRNDLSRTAAKGTVKVEELCGIYTFPQVHQMISTVVSDLRKDKHFVDCIKHSFPMGSMTGAPKVRAMKLIEKYEVAKRGLFSAAVGYITPDADFDFNVVIRSIQYNAKDDYLSFMVGGAITMQSKPEKEYEECMLKAKAIMKVLKD, via the coding sequence ATGCGTAAAATCCTAAGTTTTCATATTTCAAATACAGTTGAGTTTAAGCAGCAGTTGTTGTTGTGGAGTAAGAAATTTGATCGAATTGCTGTACTTGACAGTCATGATGTAAATAAAAAAGCAAATTCAAAAAAGGAATATAATTCATACGAACTAGTTGCAGGTATTGATTCTCTTCAGCTTATTGAACCAGAGAAAGATTGTTTTGAAACCTTTAAAAAAGAGCTTGATCATGCAAAAGATTGGTGGTTTGGCTATTTGGGTTACGATCTTAAAAACGAGATTGAGAATTTAAGTTCGGCTAATTTAGATGGACTGGACATGCCAAGTATGAATTTTTTTCGTCCGCGTTGGGTTTTCATATTAGATGTTGATACTTTACAAGTTCGCTATTTCGATGAGGAATTTACAGAAGAGGAAATTTATGATTTAATGAAGAATCTTCAAGCTTTTGATATTCCTGAAGAGAAGAAAGTAAGCGTAGCTGAAATTAATTCACGTATTAGCAGGGATGAATATTTAACTGCTGTTCAGCAATTGAAAGACCACATCCGTTTGGGTGATATTTACGAAGTAAATTTTTGTCAGGAGTTTTATGTAGAAGAAGCTTACATTCGACCACGACAAACCTATCGTAAATTAATGCAGGTTTCGCCAACTCCTTATTCCTGTCTGTACTGCATGGGCAATAAATTTCTGTTATCCGCTAGTCCTGAGAGGTACATTAAAAAGGTAGGTAAGAAAATTATATCACAGCCAATTAAAGGCACTGCAAAAAGAGGTAAAACACAAGAGGAAGATCAACAGATAAAAGAGCATTTGTTTACCGATCCTAAAGAAAGAGCTGAAAATATCATGATAGTAGATCTGGTTCGAAACGATTTGTCGAGAACAGCAGCCAAAGGAACAGTGAAAGTTGAGGAGCTTTGTGGTATATATACCTTTCCTCAGGTACATCAAATGATATCTACTGTGGTTTCAGACTTGAGGAAAGATAAACATTTTGTCGATTGCATAAAGCATAGCTTTCCTATGGGATCGATGACGGGAGCCCCTAAAGTTCGTGCCATGAAATTGATTGAGAAATACGAGGTGGCTAAGAGAGGTTTGTTTTCAGCGGCTGTTGGTTATATCACTCCTGATGCCGATTTTGATTTTAATGTTGTGATTAGAAGCATACAATATAACGCTAAAGATGATTATCTTTCGTTTATGGTTGGTGGTGCAATCACGATGCAGTCCAAGCCTGAAA
- a CDS encoding DUF6265 family protein, giving the protein MKSLIITVLSLLAISCQQNPLSNLEFFEGTWKVEDKESYEVWERVSTSELKGYSYKLIDEEKKVSETLQIVFENGSIVYRATVSNQNEGATVSFTLNESIDSCFSFENKKHDFPQKIQYKKFSEQEIHINVLGEDDKGFSFSMVKEETID; this is encoded by the coding sequence ATGAAATCACTAATAATCACAGTACTAAGTCTACTTGCTATTTCTTGCCAGCAAAATCCATTATCGAATCTTGAATTTTTCGAAGGAACCTGGAAAGTCGAAGATAAAGAGAGCTATGAAGTTTGGGAACGAGTTAGTACGAGCGAACTAAAAGGTTATTCCTATAAATTGATTGATGAGGAAAAGAAGGTTTCAGAAACACTTCAGATTGTATTCGAGAATGGATCGATTGTTTATCGCGCAACTGTTTCCAATCAAAATGAAGGAGCAACTGTCAGTTTCACCTTAAATGAATCAATAGATTCTTGTTTCTCCTTTGAAAATAAGAAGCACGACTTTCCTCAAAAAATTCAATACAAGAAATTCTCAGAACAGGAAATTCATATTAATGTGTTGGGAGAGGATGACAAAGGTTTTTCTTTCAGTATGGTGAAGGAAGAAACGATAGATTAA
- a CDS encoding YhdH/YhfP family quinone oxidoreductase gives MDSKREFKALRIYEQEGKFIRRIEKRKIEDLPEGEVIVNVKYSSLNFKDALSVAGNKGVTRKYPHTPGIDASGIVEHSTSEKFKIGDEVIVTSYDLGMNTDGGFGEYIRVPADWVVRKPQNLSLKQAMIYGTAGFTAGLSVERLLSAGQTPEMGPVVVTGALGGVGSIAIAILSSLGFEVIAATSENDGGEKELHELGAASRISREISDDQSGRPLLKPLWAGAIDVVGGNVLSTLIKACQPMGNVTCCGNIGSGDLDGTVYPYILRGISLIGIDSQNCPMELRQKVWDKLASEWNVYNNKEQVIESSLEELATYIDLMLTKKSRGRVIVKL, from the coding sequence ATGGATAGCAAAAGAGAATTTAAAGCACTACGAATTTACGAACAAGAAGGCAAATTCATTAGACGAATTGAGAAGCGGAAAATTGAAGATCTTCCGGAAGGTGAGGTGATCGTGAATGTGAAGTACTCTTCTTTAAATTTTAAAGATGCACTTTCAGTTGCTGGAAACAAAGGCGTAACGAGAAAGTATCCACATACACCAGGAATCGATGCTTCTGGAATTGTAGAACATTCAACTAGTGAAAAGTTCAAGATTGGTGATGAGGTTATTGTGACCTCTTACGACTTAGGAATGAACACTGATGGTGGATTTGGCGAATACATTCGTGTTCCTGCAGATTGGGTGGTTCGTAAGCCTCAGAATTTAAGTCTGAAGCAGGCTATGATTTATGGTACGGCTGGTTTTACAGCTGGTTTATCGGTTGAACGTTTGTTATCTGCCGGGCAAACACCCGAAATGGGACCTGTTGTTGTTACAGGTGCTTTAGGAGGAGTAGGAAGTATTGCAATTGCTATTCTATCATCCTTAGGTTTTGAAGTAATTGCTGCGACCTCTGAAAATGATGGGGGCGAAAAGGAATTACATGAACTAGGAGCTGCTTCAAGAATTTCTCGTGAAATTTCCGATGATCAATCAGGAAGACCATTGTTGAAGCCACTTTGGGCGGGAGCAATTGATGTGGTTGGAGGAAATGTGCTTTCTACTCTTATCAAAGCTTGTCAACCAATGGGAAATGTAACTTGTTGTGGTAATATCGGATCTGGTGATTTGGATGGTACCGTTTATCCGTATATACTTAGAGGAATCAGTTTAATTGGTATCGATTCTCAAAATTGTCCGATGGAGCTACGTCAAAAAGTTTGGGATAAATTAGCTTCAGAATGGAATGTATACAATAATAAAGAACAGGTAATAGAATCATCCTTAGAAGAGTTAGCTACCTATATCGATTTAATGTTGACAAAGAAAAGCCGAGGTCGAGTAATTGTGAAATTATAG
- a CDS encoding winged helix-turn-helix transcriptional regulator — protein sequence MKKGNCPIDTFINFVKGKRKATIILHLMQSTKRYNELLKLLPDISDRMLSKNLKELEEDGIISRKVYPEVPPKVEYSLTDLGKEIHPILKAMFLGGRRFEKLME from the coding sequence TTGAAAAAAGGCAATTGTCCAATTGATACATTCATCAATTTCGTTAAAGGAAAGCGGAAAGCAACCATTATTTTGCACCTAATGCAAAGTACGAAGCGGTACAACGAATTGTTAAAGCTTCTGCCTGATATAAGCGACCGAATGCTAAGTAAAAACCTAAAAGAACTGGAAGAAGATGGGATCATCAGCCGAAAGGTTTATCCGGAAGTTCCACCTAAAGTAGAATACAGTCTTACCGATTTGGGAAAAGAAATTCATCCAATTTTAAAAGCCATGTTTTTAGGTGGTAGAAGGTTTGAAAAATTGATGGAATAA